A single region of the Ctenopharyngodon idella isolate HZGC_01 chromosome 21, HZGC01, whole genome shotgun sequence genome encodes:
- the LOC127503860 gene encoding alanine--glyoxylate aminotransferase 2, mitochondrial-like, with product MHKVCSRLQRPSLFGKTDLWNSVEVCVKFHKEGGVLCQKSAVKHPAPVLPQIPPCDYKPDPYQGMSKDHLLEIRKHNCNPMTMKITYYKKPVFINQGYMQWLWDVDGRRYLDLFAGVATVSVGHCNPKVTQAAEKQLRRLWHTTPIYVYPQMQEYAEKLASLLPDPLKVVYFTNSGSEANDLAVLMARLHTGNFDVITLRGSYHGGSPQATGLTSNADYKYPIPSSLGCHNTMCPDVFRGLWGGSHCRDSPVQTIRECSCSPGHCQANDMYISQLKEMFATTVPNRIAAFFAEPMQGVGGAVQFPKNYLKDSYQLVREKGGICIADEVQTGFGRTGSHFWGFQGHNVIPDMVTMAKGIANGFPMGAVVTTSEIARSFAKGVHFNTFGGNPLACAVASSVLDTIKEDKMQENSANVGTYLLTELAKLRDKYEIIGDVRGKGLQIGVEMVKDKATRDPLPREAMAEIFEETKDMGVLIGKGGLYGQTFRIKPPMCITKDDADFFLAVFNQAVLNYMERR from the exons ATGCATAAAGTTTGTTCTCGGCTGCAACGCCCGTCTCTGTTCGGGAAAACGGATTTGTGGAATTCAGTGGAGGTTTGTGTGAAATTCCACAAAGAAGGCG GTGTGCTATGCCAAAAATCAGCAGTGAAACACCCAGCACCTGTCCTGCCCCAGATTCCCCCATGTGACTATAAACCTGACCCATATCAG GGCATGTCTAAAGACCATTTACTAGAGATTAGGAAACACAACTGCAACCCCATGACCATGAAGATAACATATTACAAGAAGCCAGTCTTCATAAACCAGGGTTACATGCAGTGGCTGTGGGATGTGGATGGAAGACGCTATCTGGACTTGTTTGCGGGGGTGGCCACTGTCAGTGTTGGACACTGTAACCC GAAAGTGACACAGGCAGCCGAGAAACAGCTAAGGCGTCTATGGCACACAACACCCATCTATGTGTACCCACAAATGCAGGAGTATGCAGAGAAACTTGCCTCCCTTTTGCCAGACCCGCTGAAG GTTGTGTATTTTACCAACAGTGGCTCGGAGGCTAATGACCTTGCAGTGCTAATGGCCCGGCTTCACACAGGAAATTTTGACGTCATCACTCTCAG GGGTTCTTATCACGGTGGCAGTCCACAAGCGACGGGTCTGACATCCAACGCAGATTACAAATATCCCATCCCCTCTTCTCTGGGCTGCCATAAT ACCATGTGTCCAGATGTGTTCAGGGGCCTCTGGGGAGGAAGCCACTGTCGAGACTCTCCAGTTCAAACCATCCGAGAATGCAGCTGCTCCCcag GTCACTGTCAGGCCAATGATATGTATATCAGTCAGCTCAAAGAGATGTTCGCTACAACCGTTCCCAATCGGATTGCTGCCTTCTTTGCGGAACCCATGCAG GGTGTCGGTGGGGCTGTTCAGTTTCCGAAAAACTACCTGAAAGACAGCTACCAGCTTGTTCGGGAGAAAGGAGGAATCTGTATAGCAGATGAG GTCCAGACTGGCTTTGGCCGCACAGGGAGCCACTTTTGGGGTTTCCAAGGACATAATGTCATTCCAGACATGGTTACCATGGCAAAGGGCATTGCGAACGGCTTCCCGATGGGGGCTGTAGTCACCACATCAG AGATTGCCAGGTCATTTGCGAAGGGAGTTCATTTCAACACATTCGGAGGAAACCCATTAGCCTGTGCAGTCGCTTCATCAGTGCTAGAT ACAATAAAAGAAGACAAGATGCAGGAGAATAGTGCTAACGTGGGGACATACCTACTGACCGAACTGGCCAAACTCAGAGACAAGTATGAGATCATCGGTGACGTGAGGGGAAAAGGTCTTCAAATCGGGGTGGAGATGGTCAAAGACAAG GCCACCAGAGACCCGCTCCCTCGAGAGGCCATGGCTGAGATCTTCGAGGAGACTAAAGACATGGGAGTGCTGATCGGAAAAGGGGGACTGTACGGACAG ACTTTCAGAATCAAGCCTCCTATGTGCATTACTAAAGACGACGCAGACTTCTTCCTCGCTGTATTCAACCAGGCAGTGCTCAACTATATGGAGAGAAGATAA
- the LOC127503858 gene encoding dnaJ homolog subfamily C member 21 isoform X2, which yields MKCHYEVLGVKRDASDDDLKKAYRKLALKWHPDKNLDNADEAAECFKLIQAAYDVLSDPQERAWYDNHREALLKGGVSGEYQDDSIDLVQFFTVTCYSGYGDDEQGFYTVYRNLFESIVKEEMEHSKDEEDEEEEFPSFGDSQSDYDTVVHLFYGYWQSFCTRKNFAWKEEYDTRQASNRWEKRAMEKENKKTRDKARKEHSELVRQLVAFVRKRDKRVQAHKKLLEEQNAEKAKKVEELRRKQKLNQAKLAEDYKEQSWAAMSELEKELQQMEAEYGQVFGDASESEEDEEEVENGQERANIDGGVQADGAAEMDDYYDDLYCPACDKSFKSDKAMKNHEKSKKHREMVALLRQQLEEEDKSLSQNSVEREEEDDDDDGDELDGTQRQKLSKRQKKKKRQQKNVNNLPEEPEMDSPVQQSTEEHPPPAPDSGNNEDTPVPSEDPDENLKPEGCEPTNQKSSAKTKGKKGGKDSKKNSKPHGGVEVAQEKEVNLRCVTCQYEFATRNKLFDHLKTTGHATALSSSNAAQTCKKKKNR from the exons ATGAAGTGTCACTATGAGGTGCTGGGCGTTAAAAGAGACGCATCGGACGACGACCTGAAAAAGGCTTATAGGAAATTAGCCTTGAAATGGCACCCAG ACAAGAACTTGGATAACGCAGATGAGGCTGCAGAGTGCTTTAAACTGATCCAGGCTGCATATGATGTTCTGAGTGATCCACAGGAGAGAGCCTG gtATGATAACCACCGAGAGGCGCTGCTGAAAGGGGGAGTCAGTGGAGAGTACCAGGACGACAGCATTGATCTCGTGCAGTTCTTTACTGTCACCTGTTACTCGGGTTATGGAGATGATGAACag GGCTTTTACACTGTATACAGGAACCTGTTTGAGTCTATCGTAAAGGAGGAGATGGAGCACAGTAAAGATGAagaagatgaggaggaggagtttCCCTCATTTGGAGATTCTCAGAGTGACTATGACACT GTTGTGCATTTATTCTACGGCTACTGGCAGAGCTTCTGTACACGCAAAAACTTTGCATGGAAAGAGGAATACGACACGCGACAGGCTTCCAACCGTTGGGAGAAGAGAGCCATGGAGAAAGAGAACAAGAAAACCAGGGACAAGGCCAGGAAAGAGCACAGCGAGTTGGTGCGGCAACTGGTGGCCTTTGTCCGAAAACGTGACAAGCGCGTTCAGGCACATAAGAAACTGCTAGAAGAGCAGAATGCAGAGAAGGCCAAGAAAGTTGAAGAACTGAGGAGAAAACAGAAGCTTAACCAGGCCAA GCTGGCGGAAGACTATAAGGAACAGAGTTGGGCCGCCATGTCAGAGCTGGAGAAAGAACTGCAGCAGATGGAAGCTGAGTATGGTCAAGTGTTCGGTGATGCATCAGAGAGTGAAGAGGACGAGGAGGAGGTGGAAAACGGGCAGGAGAGGGCAAACATAGACGGGGGAG TGCAGGCAGATGGTGCCGCGGAAATGGACGACTATTATGATGACCTGTATTGCCCTGCCTGTGACAAATCTTTCAAATCCGATAAAGC CATGAAAAACCATGAGAAGTCCAAAAAACACAGAGAGATGGTGGCATTGCTACGGCAACAGCTGGAGGAGGAAGACAAGTCGCTGAGTCAGAACTCTGtcgagagagaggaagaggacgatgatgatgatggtgatgaacTTGATGGCACACAGAGACAAAA ATTATCTAAAAGGCAGAAGAAAAAGAAACGCCAGCAGAAAAACGTAAAT AATCTCCCAGAAGAACCAGAGATGGACAGTCCAGTTCAACAGTCCACAGAAGAGCATCCCCCACCTGCACCTGATTCAGGCAACAACGAGGACACCCCTGTCCCCTCTGAGGACCCAGATGAGAATCTAAAACCAGAGGGATGTGAACCCACAAACCAAAAAAG CTCCGCAAAGACAAAAGGGAAGAAAGGCGGAAAAGACTCTAAAAAGAACAGCAAACCACATGGAGGTGTAGAAGTTGCACAAGAG AAGGAAGTCAACCTGCGCTGTGTGACCTGTCAGTATGAATTTGCCACCAGGAACAAACTTTTCGATCACCTGAAGACCACAGGCCATGCCACTGCCCTCTCCTCCAGTAACGCTGCCCAAACATGCAAGAAAAAGAAGAACAGATAA
- the LOC127503858 gene encoding dnaJ homolog subfamily C member 21 isoform X1, which translates to MKCHYEVLGVKRDASDDDLKKAYRKLALKWHPDKNLDNADEAAECFKLIQAAYDVLSDPQERAWYDNHREALLKGGVSGEYQDDSIDLVQFFTVTCYSGYGDDEQGFYTVYRNLFESIVKEEMEHSKDEEDEEEEFPSFGDSQSDYDTVVHLFYGYWQSFCTRKNFAWKEEYDTRQASNRWEKRAMEKENKKTRDKARKEHSELVRQLVAFVRKRDKRVQAHKKLLEEQNAEKAKKVEELRRKQKLNQAKLAEDYKEQSWAAMSELEKELQQMEAEYGQVFGDASESEEDEEEVENGQERANIDGGDAVQADGAAEMDDYYDDLYCPACDKSFKSDKAMKNHEKSKKHREMVALLRQQLEEEDKSLSQNSVEREEEDDDDDGDELDGTQRQKLSKRQKKKKRQQKNVNNLPEEPEMDSPVQQSTEEHPPPAPDSGNNEDTPVPSEDPDENLKPEGCEPTNQKSSAKTKGKKGGKDSKKNSKPHGGVEVAQEKEVNLRCVTCQYEFATRNKLFDHLKTTGHATALSSSNAAQTCKKKKNR; encoded by the exons ATGAAGTGTCACTATGAGGTGCTGGGCGTTAAAAGAGACGCATCGGACGACGACCTGAAAAAGGCTTATAGGAAATTAGCCTTGAAATGGCACCCAG ACAAGAACTTGGATAACGCAGATGAGGCTGCAGAGTGCTTTAAACTGATCCAGGCTGCATATGATGTTCTGAGTGATCCACAGGAGAGAGCCTG gtATGATAACCACCGAGAGGCGCTGCTGAAAGGGGGAGTCAGTGGAGAGTACCAGGACGACAGCATTGATCTCGTGCAGTTCTTTACTGTCACCTGTTACTCGGGTTATGGAGATGATGAACag GGCTTTTACACTGTATACAGGAACCTGTTTGAGTCTATCGTAAAGGAGGAGATGGAGCACAGTAAAGATGAagaagatgaggaggaggagtttCCCTCATTTGGAGATTCTCAGAGTGACTATGACACT GTTGTGCATTTATTCTACGGCTACTGGCAGAGCTTCTGTACACGCAAAAACTTTGCATGGAAAGAGGAATACGACACGCGACAGGCTTCCAACCGTTGGGAGAAGAGAGCCATGGAGAAAGAGAACAAGAAAACCAGGGACAAGGCCAGGAAAGAGCACAGCGAGTTGGTGCGGCAACTGGTGGCCTTTGTCCGAAAACGTGACAAGCGCGTTCAGGCACATAAGAAACTGCTAGAAGAGCAGAATGCAGAGAAGGCCAAGAAAGTTGAAGAACTGAGGAGAAAACAGAAGCTTAACCAGGCCAA GCTGGCGGAAGACTATAAGGAACAGAGTTGGGCCGCCATGTCAGAGCTGGAGAAAGAACTGCAGCAGATGGAAGCTGAGTATGGTCAAGTGTTCGGTGATGCATCAGAGAGTGAAGAGGACGAGGAGGAGGTGGAAAACGGGCAGGAGAGGGCAAACATAGACGGGGGAG ATGCAGTGCAGGCAGATGGTGCCGCGGAAATGGACGACTATTATGATGACCTGTATTGCCCTGCCTGTGACAAATCTTTCAAATCCGATAAAGC CATGAAAAACCATGAGAAGTCCAAAAAACACAGAGAGATGGTGGCATTGCTACGGCAACAGCTGGAGGAGGAAGACAAGTCGCTGAGTCAGAACTCTGtcgagagagaggaagaggacgatgatgatgatggtgatgaacTTGATGGCACACAGAGACAAAA ATTATCTAAAAGGCAGAAGAAAAAGAAACGCCAGCAGAAAAACGTAAAT AATCTCCCAGAAGAACCAGAGATGGACAGTCCAGTTCAACAGTCCACAGAAGAGCATCCCCCACCTGCACCTGATTCAGGCAACAACGAGGACACCCCTGTCCCCTCTGAGGACCCAGATGAGAATCTAAAACCAGAGGGATGTGAACCCACAAACCAAAAAAG CTCCGCAAAGACAAAAGGGAAGAAAGGCGGAAAAGACTCTAAAAAGAACAGCAAACCACATGGAGGTGTAGAAGTTGCACAAGAG AAGGAAGTCAACCTGCGCTGTGTGACCTGTCAGTATGAATTTGCCACCAGGAACAAACTTTTCGATCACCTGAAGACCACAGGCCATGCCACTGCCCTCTCCTCCAGTAACGCTGCCCAAACATGCAAGAAAAAGAAGAACAGATAA